The proteins below come from a single Candidozyma auris chromosome 3, complete sequence genomic window:
- the SRO77 gene encoding putative Rab GTPase-binding protein, translating into MFNKLKSRKAPLSLSSVSNAIKNAGSNDLSPQDLNPKNLKLAVGDQLGLPPDSIVTAAYDPVQSLLAVSTKKNTVHVFGQQTVEVVFEFKTSSTIDYLKFVKGVYLVCVQSSGGVTVLSLHSKKIMANYTCPGTITAVEADPSLDWLAVGLSNGSIVFYDVDRFNLTPMRVDNLQKMILPKFKMSPVLGIQWHPRDIGTLLVTYDHCVVQWSIASGTLKNSFVYQLTRDCRGFEYSSFVERGGKKKIFGSAKEVIPQVAEAHYHPNGLHMASVHHDGTLVFWDVNSATILEARTITATGLHKPGEPAGNLNFEDAPLAIHAKWIAERDPELTQFLVSGASRSDPETVDVLDFGLTLKYSLTSYEKQGEFYSRPQNGQRKIQVSFNRRSKEEGPHEFIQSIIPLAEEGLLHFNGCHNPSSILFISSMGAIYLVNYALDSSGLISARNLLLPPSLSFTVPPATFYTTISVKRMEWFSVLSGKGNAAGRAPDQPLVNGGAPVNKKQPKPVGYDELFHTIVVTGHENGDVRLLDITAGEFHNEEKLISLGFRDTLFNGKDSSSYRISQVSCSFESKEMLVGLANGNVAICKYSKVNHNSRARPPANSGYGQCPLQHQNGDVQIVSLKERVSGPFAPSSFYPEFLLLSPSKDKLTSLKMCQAGFAAMGYKSGRLVVCDVSRGPAVILNQESLSSYVPSVSGECYVTSIEFAIMEYGQDGYSSLLMFCGTSAGGNLLVFKIVPLPTGGFQVQLADKTIGLNYRSSDSNTESGLDKIIPVNVSNGSSAVATLDVFLRLSQGIIVNAIIVTISSRDIRVLKAPKQKLAHKVIDDVCIASGLVTFRGGKGALLAALTRTGFIKLFSLPALSEVADVKLPNETYKRIQRALEGRSSSGSEILQSGEILLKLSSTEILDLLLYNDKTHSEPKEKLSDLLFNENAIMPPRPATSALSWAKGQTTYVSPNDLTLLIAGPNRKPAKHMESQMAYNISPEANPNQSFAYGAPSTKPNREQNTYEKPVRKAGNTNPYAFGTSGFMKSVRDGMDYVENGINDFGSGLSESMTETAESTKNHFTHWSSSLNLDSECRKAKRS; encoded by the coding sequence atgttcaacaaattgaagcTGAGGAAGGCtccactttctctttcatcGGTATCAAATGCAATAAAAAATGCTGGTTCTAATGATTTGTCACCACAAGACCTAAACcccaagaacttgaagctAGCGGTTGGCGATCAATTAGGATTACCTCCGGACTCTATAGTGACCGCTGCCTACGACCCAGTACAATCCCTTTTGGCCGTAAGCACAAAGAAAAACACTGTTCATGTCTTTGGCCAGCAGACTGTGGAAGTAGTATTTGAATTTAAGACATCAAGTACAATCGACTACTTAAAGTTTGTGAAGGGAGTCTACTTGGTGTGTGTCCAATCGCTGGGCGGGGTGACTGTGCTTTCCTTACATTCGAAGAAAATTATGGCAAACTATACCTGTCCAGGTACGATAACTGCCGTTGAAGCGGATCCTTCTCTAGACTGGTTGGCGGTGGGTCTCTCTAACGGTTCCATCGTGTTTTACGATGTTGACAGATTCAACCTCACGCCCATGAGGGTTGACAACCTACAGAAAATGATCTTGCCAAAGTTTAAAATGTCACCTGTTCTCGGTATACAGTGGCATCCTCGAGACATTGGGACCTTATTAGTTACTTACGACCACTGTGTTGTGCAATGGTCCATCGCTCTGGGAACCCTCAAAAACTCATTCGTTTACCAGCTCACGCGGGATTGTCGAGGGTTTGAGTACTCAAGTTTTGTCGAAAGAGgtggaaagaagaagattttcgGCTCAGCCAAGGAAGTGATTCCCCAGGTAGCCGAGGCTCACTATCATCCAAATGGTCTTCATATGGCTTCAGTACACCACGATGGAACCTTGGTATTTTGGGATGTCAATTCTGCAACAATACTTGAAGCTAGAACCATCACAGCTACCGGACTTCACAAACCTGGCGAGCCTGCTGGAAATCTTAATTTTGAGGATGCACCATTGGCTATCCACGCAAAGTGGATTGCGGAAAGGGATCCTGAGTTGACTCAATTTCTCGTTTCAGGTGCATCCAGATCTGACCCTGAAACAGTGGACGTCCTTGACTTTGGATTAACTTTAAAGTACAGCTTGACTTCGTATGAAAAACAAGGCGAGTTCTACTCACGACCTCAGAATGGACAGAGAAAGATCCAAGTATCCTTCAATCGCAGATCAAAAGAGGAAGGACCACATGAGTTCATCCAGAGCATTATTCCACTTGCAGAGGAAGGTCTATTACACTTCAATGGTTGTCACAACCCCTCCAGTATACTTTTCATATCCAGCATGGGGGCAATTTATTTGGTAAATTATGCCCTCGATTCGAGTGGTTTGATCTCTGCTCGCAATCTACTTCTACCGCCCTCCCTATCATTTACAGTGCCCCCTGCCACGTTTTACACAACGATCTCTGTTAAAAGAATGGAATGGTTTAGTGTTCTTTCAGGCAAGGGAAACGCAGCTGGTCGTGCTCCTGATCAACCATTAGTCAACGGTGGAGCTCCTGTGAACAAGAAACAACCTAAACCTGTTGGCTACGATGAGCTCTTTCATACAATCGTGGTAACTGGTCATGAAAATGGCGATGTAAGGCTCTTGGACATCACTGCAGGCGAGTTTcacaatgaagaaaaattgattTCACTTGGGTTTCGTGACACACTCTTCAACGGTAAAGATTCTAGCTCCTACCGTATTAGTCAAGTATCTTGCAGTTTCGAGAGCAAGGAGATGCTTGTTGGTCTCGCTAATGGAAATGTTGCAATCTGCAAATACTCAAAAGTCAATCACAACTCGAGAGCTCGGCCACCTGCAAATTCTGGTTATGGTCAATGTCCccttcaacatcaaaatgGTGATGTTCAGATTGTAAGTTTGAAAGAGAGAGTCCTGGGCCCGTTCGCTCCCTCGAGCTTCTATCCGGAGTTTCTTTTACTAAGTCCAAGTAAGGACAAGCTTACTAGTCTAAAGATGTGTCAGGCAGGATTTGCTGCAATGGGCTACAAATCTGGAAGGCTTGTTGTATGTGATGTTTCAAGAGGTCCAGCAGTGATATTAAATCAGGAATCCTTGTCATCCTATGTTCCGTCTGTTTCGGGTGAGTGTTATGTGACATCGATTGAATTCGCTATCATGGAATACGGCCAAGATGGgtattcttctcttcttatGTTCTGTGGAACAAGTGCAGGAGGAAATCTTCTAGTTTTTAAAATTGTACCCTTGCCAACAGGAGGATTCCAGGTACAGTTGGCAGATAAGACCATTGGCCTCAACTATCGCAGTTCTGACAGTAATACTGAAAGCGGTCTCGACAAAATTATTCCGGTTAATGTCTCGAATGGATCTCTGGCTGTTGCGACTCTCGATGTGTTTTTGAGATTAAGTCAGGGTATTATAGTCAATGCGATCATTGTGACGATCTCCTCGAGAGATATAAGAGTTCTTAAAGCTCCTAAGCAGAAGTTGGCACACAAGGTGATAGATGATGTTTGTATCGCCAGTGGCCTTGTGACTTTTCGTGGAGGAAAAGGGGCACTTTTGGCAGCATTGACGAGAACCGGCTTCATAAAGCTTTTCTCGCTACCTGCGTTGAGTGAAGTTGCAGATGTAAAATTACCAAATGAAACATATAAGCGAATTCAGCGCGCTTTAGAGGGACGGTCAAGTTCTGGATCTGAGATTTTGCAGTCTGGAGAGATTCTTCTTAAGTTGAGCTCAACGGAAATCCTcgaccttcttctctatAATGACAAAACTCATAGTGAGCCGAAGGAGAAACTCTCAGATTTATTGTTTAATGAAAATGCGATAATGCCTCCTCGGCCAGCTACAAGCGCATTACTGTGGGCGAAGGGCCAGACAACTTACGTTTCTCCGAACGATTTGACCTTGCTAATTGCGGGACCCAATAGAAAGCCTGCAAAGCATATGGAAAGTCAGATGGCTTACAACATTAGTCCGGAAGCGAACCCAAATCAGTCATTTGCATATGGCGCTCCATCTACAAAACCCAACAGAGAGCAGAATACTTATGAAAAGCCAGTAAGAAAGGCGGGAAATACGAACCCATATGCATTTGGTACACTGGGATTTATGAAATCCGTGCGAGATGGGATGGACTATGTTGAAAATGGTATTAATGATTTTGGTAGTGGTCTCTCGGAATCAATGACAGAGACTGCCGAAAGTACCAAAAATCATTTTACTCACTGGCTGTCAAGTCTAAATTTGGATTCTGAGTGTAGAAAAGCCAAGCGAAGCTGA
- the DPM2 gene encoding Dpm2p: MPCDKLIGLGMLAVATLVFVYYTSWVFLLPFVGDDSVINQFFLPRDYAIKLPFLLLLLAVLAVGSFIGYVLTKNAEKERAKKRSSTSSLCPE; encoded by the exons ATG CCCTGTGATAAGCTTATTGGTCTAGGAATGCTTGCTGTGGCAACGCTTGTATTTGTATATTACACTTCATGGGTGTTCTTGTTGCCCTTTGTTGGTGACGACTCCGTGATCAATCAATTCTTTTTACCACGCGACTACGCTATCAAATTACcctttttgttgcttttgCTTGCTGTCTTGGCCGTTGGTTCTTTCATTGGTTACGTCTTGACAAAAAAtgcagagaaggagagagcGAAAAAGA GATCTAGTACAAGCTCATTGTGTCCTGAATAG
- a CDS encoding ferroxidase FET3, with translation MNQLSLFFVLFISWFASASAETHTWYFKTGWVKANPDGNFERDVIGFNGSWPLPTLRVKKGDRVNLYLTNGFDDRNTTLHFHGMFQNGSAQMDGPEMVTQCPIPPGETYLYNFTVADQVGTYWYHSHTAGQYGDGMRAPFIIEEKNKEDYPFDFDEELVLPLGEWYHDPADVLLPKFLNRYNPTGAEPIPQNLLFNETRNNTWKVEPNTTYFVRIVNMGGFVSQYLYMEDHEFEIVEVDGVYVEKNTTDLLYVTIAQRYGVLIKTKEKADRNYAFMNAFDDTMLDVIPKDLILNGTNSIQYTDDTSMPDEYFIDSFDDRFDDFYLVPKDGEKLLPDSDNQVVIDVKMDNLGDGVNYAFFNNISYVAPKIPLLATAMSAGELATNSYIYGNTNAFVLKKGETVDIVLNNQDDGTHPFHLHGHVFQLIERGPEFGDPVSFDYNNHSEFPEVPMKRDTVYVNPNSYIVMRFTADNPGVWFFHCHIEWHLEQGLAIVLVEAPEEMQNDPSQQLTENFKDVCSKGGMNYSGNAAGNSVDFMDLTGMNTQPKPLPAGFTARGIVALVFSCIAGVLGMVAITIYGLADVKDIDERVARDLDVDLDEIAADESSQLVPGDSSSRNK, from the coding sequence ATGAATCAATTGTCTTTATTCTTTGTGCTCTTCATTTCATGGTTCGCCCTGGCTTCTGCCGAAACTCATACTTGGTACTTCAAGACTGGTTGGGTCAAGGCAAACCCTGATGGAAACTTTGAGCGTGATGTTATTGGTTTCAACGGGTCTTGGCCCTTGCCTACTTTGCGTGTTAAAAAGGGTGACCGTGTGAACCTTTATTTGACTAATGGCTTTGATGACAGAAACACCACCTTGCACTTTCACGGTATGTTCCAGAACGGAAGTGCCCAAATGGATGGCCCAGAGATGGTGACTCAATGCCCCATCCCTCCCGGAGAAACTTATTTGTACAATTTCACGGTCGCTGATCAGGTTGGTACGTACTGGTATCACTCTCATACTGCTGGTCAATACGGTGATGGCATGAGAGCTCCATTTATCATTGAGGAAAAAAACAAGGAAGATTACCCttttgactttgatgaggagCTCGTTTTGCCTCTTGGTGAGTGGTATCACGATCCTGCTGACGTCTTGCTtccaaagttcttgaacaGATATAACCCAACAGGCGCGGAGCCAATTCCACAGAATCTTTTATTCAATGAAACGAGAAACAACACCTGGAAAGTTGAGCCAAACACCACATATTTTGTGCGTATCGTTAACATGGGTGGTTTTGTCTCTCAGTATTTGTATATGGAAGACCACGAGTtcgaaattgttgaagttgatggcGTGTACGTTGAAAAGAACACTACGGATCTTCTTTATGTGACCATTGCTCAGCGTTACGGTGTATTGATCAAGACAAAGGAGAAGGCAGACAGAAACTACGCCTTCATGAATGCTTTTGATGACACTATGTTGGATGTAATCCCTAAAGACTTGATCTTAAACGGTACCAACTCCATTCAATATACCGACGACACATCCATGCCTGATGAGTACTTCATCGACAGTTTCGATGATCGTTTCGATGATTTCTATTTGGTACCCAAGGACGgtgagaagcttttgcCAGACTCGGACAATCAAGTTGTGATCGACGTTAAGATGGATAACTTGGGCGACGGTGTGAACTatgcttttttcaacaataTCTCTTATGTTGCTCCCAAAATCCCTCTTCTTGCTACTGCCATGTCAGCTGGTGAACTTGCCACTAACTCTTACATTTACGGTAATACCAACGCATTCGTCTTGAAAAAAGGTGAAACGGTGGACATCGTGCTCAACAATCAAGACGATGGTACTCACCCTTTCCATTTGCACGGCCATGTTTTTCAACTAATTGAAAGAGGTCCGGAGTTTGGAGACCCAGTTTCTTTTGACTACAACAATCACTCCGAATTCCCTGAGGTACCAATGAAGAGAGACACTGTTTACGTTAATCCAAACTCCTATATAGTGATGAGATTCACAGCGGACAACCCAGGTGTTTGGTTCTTCCACTGTCATATCGAGTGGCACTTGGAACAAGGATTAGCTATTGTGCTTGTTGAGGCTCCCGAGGAAATGCAGAACGATCCTAGTCAGCAATTAACAGAAAACTTCAAAGATGTCTGCAGCAAGGGCGGTATGAACTACTCTGGTAATGCAGCTGGAAACTCTGTTGATTTCATGGATTTGACTGGAATGAACACGCAACCTAAGCCTTTACCAGCCGGATTCACGGCCAGAGGTATCGTTGCTTTGGTCTTCTCTTGTATTGCTGGTGTTTTGGGTATGGTTGCCATCACCATTTACGGTTTGGCAGACGTGAAAGACATTGACGAACGTGTCGCCCGTGATTTGGACGTGGATCTCGACGAAATCGCTGCTGACGAGTCTTCTCAGCTCGTCCCTGGCGACTCTTCGTCTCGCAACAAATAA